A region of the Burkholderia savannae genome:
ATCGCGCGGCCGTTGCGCAGGATCAGCACCTCGAGCACCGAGCGCTCGCGCGGCGTCAGCGCGAGCACGTCATTATTCAGACGAAAACTGCGATCGACGCTGTCGAACGCAAGCGGCCCGCATTCGACGCGCGTGTGCTCGTGGCCGAGGCTGCGCCGGATCAGCGCGCGGGCGCGCGCCTCGAGCTCGGTCAGCTCGAACGGCTTCGCGAGATAGTCGTCCGCGCCGAGATCGAGCCCGCGCACGCGGTCCTCGACCGAGCCGTGCGCGGTCAGGATCAGCACGGGCACCGGATTGCGCCGCGCACGCAGCCGCCGCAGCACTTCGAGGCCGTCGAGCTTCGGCAGCCCCAGATCGAGAATCACGAGCGCGTAGTCCTGCGTGTGCAGCACGTGGTCGGCGGCCTCGCCGTCCGCCATGTGATCGACCGCGAAACGCGCGGCGGCGAGCGCGTCGGCGAGCGACTGCGCGAGGATCGGGTTGTCTTCGACGAGCAGCACACGCATCAAGCAAAACCTCGGGAAATCCATAATCAAAAGAAAGCGATTGTGACGAAAAATGAAAGCGCGCTGAAAGTGCGCGCCGCGTACCATCCGCGTCACTCGAACCAACCAAGACGCCACTGGAGGAAGACATGCAGTACGCACCGGCCGCCATCGCCGCCGCTCTTTTCGTCGCCGCAAGCACTGTCTGCGCACAGGTCCCGGCCGGCTATCCGGGTAACTACCAACGCGTGATCGACGCCGCGAAGCAGGAAGGCAAGCTCGTCGTCTACTCGACGACCGACACCGCGCTCGTGCGCCCGCTCATCAAGGATTTCGAAAGCCTGTACGGCGTGAAGATCGAATACAACGACATGAACAGCACCGAGCTTTACAACCGCTACGTCAGCGAAAGCGCCGCGAAAAGCGCGAGCGCCGACGTGCTGTGGAACTCGGCGATGGATCTGCAGGTGAAGCTCGTCAACGACGGGCTGATGGCCGCGTACGATTCGCCCGAGACGCCGAACGTGCCGCAATGGGCGCAGTATCAGAAACAGGCGTACGGCACGACCTACGAGCCGCTCGCGATCGTCTACAACAAGCGCCTGATTCCCGAGAACGACGTGCCGAAGACGCGCGCCGATCTGATCAGGCTGCTGCAATCGCAGCCCGAGAAGTTCAAGGGCAAGGTGACGACCTACGACATCGAGAAGTCCGGCGTCGGCTTCAACTACCTGACGCAGGACGCGCACGTGAACGAACAGGTGACGTGGGAGCTCGTGCGCGCGATCGGCGCGGCGGGGCCGAAGCTGCAGTCGAGCACGGGCGCGATGATGGAGCGGATCTCGTCGGGCGAGAACCTCGTCGGCTACAACATCATCGGCTCGTATGCCTACGCAAAGGCGAAGAAGGACAAGTCGATCGGCTACGTGTTTCCGAAGGACTACACGCTCGTCGTGAGCCGCCTCGTGACGATCTCGAAGCAGGCGCAGCATCCGAACGCGGCCAAGCTGTGGGTCGACTACCTGCTGTCGAAGCGCGGCCAGACGCTGATCGCGAACCAGGCCAATCTCTACTCGATCCGCACGGACGTGTCGGGCGAGACGTCGATGACGCGCCTCGCGCAGGATCTCGGCGATTCGCTCAAGCCGATCCAGATCGGCTCGGGCCTGCTCGTCTACCTCGATCAGTCGAAGCGCCTCGCGTTCCTCAAGCAGTGGCAGCAGGCGCTCAAGCGCTGAGCCCGCACGCGTGAGCGCGCGCGGCCGCCGCCGCGCGCGCCCTCCCCGCTTTCCTTTTCCATCGACGCGGCCCGCGGGCCGCAAGGGCAAACTCATGCTTACAACCACCAGCGGCCGACCGTCCGCGCCCGTCGCGCGCGCGCGCGGCGACGGCGCGCCGCCCGCGCCGGCGGCGGGCGGACTCTGGCCGCTCGCGGGCATGCTGCGCTGGATCGTCGTCGCGGTGCTGACGATCGCGGTCGCGCTGCCGATCGCGTTCATCGTGTTCCAGAGCCTCTTGACCGCGCCGTTCTTCGACGCGAACAGGACGCTCGGCATCGAAGGCTTCCGCTTCATCTTCACCGATCCCGACTTCTGGTCCGCCGCGAAGAACTCGTTCGTCATCGCGGGCGGGATGCTGTTCATCTCGATTCCGCTCGGCGGCATCCTCGCGTTCCTGATGGTGCGCACGGATCTGCCCGGCCGCCGCTGGCTCGAGCCGCTCGTGCTCACGCCCGTGTTCGTGTCGCCGATGGTGCTCGCGTTCGGCTACGTCGTCGCGGCGGGCCCGGTCGGCTTCTATTCAGTGTGGTTCAAGGCGCTGTTCGGCATCTCGTCCGTGCCGTGGAACATCTATTCGATCTTCGCGATCACGGTGATCGTCGGCTTGACGCACGTGCCGCACGTGTACCTGTACGCGTCCGCCGCGCTGCGCAACCTCGGCTCGGACGTCGAGGAGGCCGCGCGCGTGACGGGCGCGCGGCCGTTTCGCGTCGCGCTCGACGTGAGCCTGCCGATGACGCTGCCCGCCCTGCTCTTCTCGGGCGTGCTCGTGTTCTTCCTCGGCTTCGAAGTGTTCGGGCTGCCGCTCGTGCTCGGCGACCCCGAAGGCCATCTCGTGCTCGCGACGTACCTGTACAAGCTGACCAACAAGCTCGGCGTGCCGTCGTATCACCTGATGGCGGCCGTCGCCGTGTGCATCATCGCGATCACGTTTCCGCTCGTGCTGCTGCAACGCCATCTGCTGAAATCGGCGAGCCGTTACGTGACCGTCAAGGGCAAGGCGGGCCGCCCGACCGTGCTGCCGCTGCGCGCGTGGCGCTGGGTCGCGCTCGCGATCGTCGCCGCGTGGCTCGCACTCACCGTGATCGTGCCGATCTCCGGCATCGTGCTGCGCGCGTTCGTCACGAACTGGGGCGAAGGCGTGCCGCTCGCCGACGTGCTGACCGTCGCGAACTTCGTCGAGCTGTTCGAGCAGGACAACCTCGTGCGCGCGATCTTCAACACGCTCGGCATCGGCGTGATCGGCGGCGCGCTCGCGATCGGCTTCTACTCGCTCGTCGCGTTCGCCGGCCACCGCCGTCACGACTGGGCCGCGCGCATGCTCGACTACATCGTGCTGCTGCCGCGCGCGGTGCCGGGCCTTCTCGCCGGCCTCGCGTTCCTGTGGATCTTCCTGTTCGTGCCGGGCCTGCGCGAGCTGAAGAGCTCGATGTGGAGCATCTGGATCGCGTACACGGTCGTGTGGCTCGCGTACGGGATGCGCGTGATCCAGAGCGCGCTGCTGCAGGTGGGCCCGGAGCTCGAGGAAGCGGGCCGCAGCGTCGGCGCGACGCGCGCGCGCGTGTCGCTCGACGTGACGCTGCCGCTCGTGCGCTTCGGCCTGCTCGCCGCGTGGCTGCTGATCTTCATGATCTTCGAGCGCGAATATTCGACGGCCGTCTATCTGCTGTCGCCCGGCACCGAGGTGATCGGCGCGCTGCTCGTGTCGCTTTGGGCGACGGGCGCGGTCGATCAGGTCGCCGCGCTGTCCGTCATCAACATCGCAATGGTCGGCGCGGGACTCGCCGTCGCGTTGCGCTTCGGAGTGAAACTGCATGGATAAGCTCATCGTCGACGATCTGCATCTGAGCTACGGCGCGAACCCGATCTTGAAGGGCGTGTCGTTCGAATTGAAAGCGGGCGAAGTCGTGTGCCTGCTCGGCGCGTCGGGCAGCGGCAAGACGACGCTGCTGCGCGCGGTGGCGGGGCTCGAGACGCCGTCGTCCGGCCGCATCCGGCTCGACGAGCGCACGTTCTTCGACGGCGCGGGCCGCGTCGACCTGCCCGTCGAGGCGCGCTCGCTCGGCCTCGTGTTCCAGTCGTACGCGCTGTGGCCGCACCGCAGCGTCGCTGAGAACGTCGGCTACGGTCTCAAGCTGCGCCGCGTCGCGGCGGGCGAGATCAAGCGCCGCGTGCAGACCGCGCTCGACCAGCTCGGCCTCGGCCATCTCGCCGAACGCTATCCGCACCAGTTGTCGGGCGGCCAGCAGCAGCGCGTCGCGATCGCGCGCGCGCTCGTCTACAACCCGCCCGTGATCCTGCTCGACGAGCCGCTGTCGAACCTCGACGCGAAGCTGCGCGAGGAAGCGCGCGCGTGGCTGCGCGAGCTGATCGTGTCGCTTGGGCTGTCGGCGCTTTGCGTCACGCACGACCAGGCCGAGGCGATGGCGATGTCGGATCGCATCCTGCTGCTGCGCGACGGCCGCATCGAGCAGGAAGGCACGCCCGCCGAGCTGTACGGCGCGCCGCGCACGCTCTATACGGCCGAGTTCATGGGCAGCAACAACCGGATCGACGCGCGCGTCGACGCGATCGACGGCGAGCGCGTGACGCTCGCGGGCGACGGCTGGCGGCTCGCAGCGCTCGCGCGCGGCGCGCTGCGGCAAGGCGAGGACGCGCACGCGGTGATCCGCGTCGAGCGCGTGCAGGTTGCGGACGAGCCGGGCGAGAACCGGCTGCCCGCCGAGCTCGTCACGTCGATGTATCTCGGCGACCGCTGGGAATACCTGTTCCATTGCGGCGAGCTGCGGCTGCGCGCGTTCGGCTCGGCGCCGCGCGCGGCGGGCCGGCACTGGCTGGAGTTTCCGGCGAACGATTGCTGGGCGTTCGCGAAGGCGGGCTGACCGGGGGGCGTTTGGTGTTCGGTGTTTGGTGTTTGGTGTTTGGTGTTTGGCGTTTGGCGTTTGGCGTTTGGCGTTTGGCGTTTGGCGTTTGGCGTTTGGCGTTTGGCGTTTGGCGTTCGGCGTTCGGCGTTCGGCGTTCGGCAACGCAAGTTCGAGGTGATGCGGCGCTTTCGGCGCGCGGGATGCCGGGTGCGATTCCAGATGCTGCCGGATACGCGGCCGTATGCGATGCCGTATGCAACCGCAAACGACGCCGAACGCCACGCACACCGCGCCGCCTTCGCGCGAACCCGCGACGCATCGCCCGGCGCATGCGGCGGCGCTCGTCGCTCCGGCTCGCGAAGCATGAACGCGCGCGACGAACCCGCCCCGAACGCCCCGGCGCAATCCCCTGTAGCACCCAGCAGCAAGCCCGCGCCGGCATCGGCCGGCGCACCCGGCGCGCGCACGCCGCCTGACGGCGAACGTGCGCGCGCCACGTAAAACAACCACCACTCAATCGGAGACACCGAAAATGAAAAAGCATCGCCGAAACGCCGGCAGGGCTGCGATCTCAGCCGGCCTCGCCGCGTGCGCGAGCCTCGCGGCCGGCCACGCGCTCGCGCAGTCGAGCGTCACGCTCTACGGCATCATGGACGCGGGCGTCGAATACGCGAACCACGCCGCGCCGGAGGGCGGCAGCGCATTGCGCCTGAAGTCGGGCAACAAGAACACGTCGCGCTGGGGCCTGCGCGGCGTCGAGGATCTCGGCGGCGGCTTGAAGGCGGTGTTCCGGCTCGAAAGCGGGATCGACCTCGCGAACGGCGGCTTCGACGACGGCCCCGACTCGATCTTCGCGCGGCGCGCGACGGTGGGCCTCAAGGGCAAGTGGGGCGAGCTCACGCTCGGACGCAACTTCACCGTCACGTATGACTACATGCTGCCGTTCGACCCGATGGGCTACGCGCAGAATTATTCGTGGGCGACGTCGTCGACGGCCACAGGCGGCCGCAAGGACGGCATGTTCACGCGCTCGTCGAACTCGGTGCGCTACGACGGCGCGTACGGCGGCTTGCGCTTCGGCGCGATGTACGGCTTCGGCAATGTGCCGGGCAGCATGAAGACGAGCGCGAAGTACGACTTCGCGCTCGGCTACGAGAGCGGCGCGTTCGCGGCGGTCGTCACGTTCGACCGCCAGAACGGCGCGCGCGACAGCGTGAGCCCCGCCGATCCGGTCGACTACGTGCAGGGCATTCATGCGGGCGTCAGCTACGATTTCGGCAACCTGAAGACGATGGCCGGCTATCGCAACTACCGCCGCACGTTCCACACGGCGGCGGCGACGCAGTTGAGCGACATGTACTGGATCGGCGGCTCGTACGACTTCACGCCGGCGTTCTCGCTGATCGGCGCGGTCTATCACCAGAACATCAAGGGCGGCACCGACGCCGATCCGACGCTCGTGTCGCTGCGCGCGCAATATTCGCTGTCCAAGCGCACCGTGCTGTATGCGGCGGGCGGCTTCGCGATCGCCCAGCATGGGCGCAACGTCGGTGTGTCGCGCGATTCGGTCGGCTACGCCGATACGCAGGCCGGCGTGACGCTTGGCATGCAGCAGCGGTTCTGAGCGAACGGCGCGCGATTGCACGCGATTGCGCGGGACGGCACGGGAGGCGCGGGACGGCACCGGACGGTACCCGGCGACCGGGCGGTGTTGGGCGGTGTTGGGCGGTGTCGGGCGGTGTCGGGTGGTGTCGGGAGGCGTCGGGAGGCGGGCGTCGGGCGTCGGGCGTCGGGCGTCGGGCGCCGCATATCGTCGCGGCCGCGCGCCCGTCACCGGGACGCGCCCATCGTGAACACCGGACGAACCAGGCTGCTCGTGTCGTCCCAATACGCGCCGACGTCGGCGAGCGGCACGGTTTCGGTGTCGATCCGCAACCCGGCCGCACGCGCCGCCTCGAACACCGCCCGCGCGGCATCCAGCAGGCGCGGCAGCGAAAGGCTGCCGAGGCCGCTGCCCATCAGCGTGATCGCCGTGGCGCGCAGTACCGCGCCCGGCAGCAGCACGTCGGCGCCGCCGATCGTGCCGATCTGCACGAAGCGCACCGGGCGGGCTTCGGGCGACGCGTTCGCCGCGGCCATCAGCGCGGCCCGCGCGCTCGCGCCCCACAGATAATCGAGCACGACGTCCACGCCCGCGCGGAAATGCGTCTCGAACGCGCGCGCCACCTGCCCGTCGTCCTGCGCGAGCGAGATCGTGACATCGGCGCCCGCGGACTTCAGCGCATCGAGCACGTTCGCATTGCGCCCGGTCGCGATCACTTTCGCGGCGCCGAGGTGCTTCGCGATCCGGACGGCGAGCCGCCCCGACGTGCCGGTCGCGCCGTTGACGAGCACCGTCTCGCCTGCCGCGAGCCGCGCGCGCTCGGTGAGCGCCGCCCACGACGACATGCCCGGCAGCGCGATCGCGGCCGCCGTGACGTCGTCGAGCGAATCGGGCAGCGGGATGCAGTTCGCTTCGGGCACGAGCGTACGCTCGGCCATCGCGCCGAACGGCGCCTGCGGGCCGAAGAAGTAGACGCGCCGGCCGTCGTCGAGACGCCCGGCGCCGTCGACGCCCGCCACGAACGGGAAACGGCCCGTCGACGAGTAATGCGCGCCCGACGCGCGCGCCTGCGCGAGCCGGCTCAACGCGGAAGCGGTCACGTCGATCGCGCGATGGCCGGGCGACGCGCCCGGCGAATCGAATTCGGCGTAGGCCGGGCGCTGGCCCGCGCCCAGGACGACAGCAGCTTTCATGAAGGCTCCTTGATCATTGGGTCGCAGCGGGATCGCTCGATCGCCGCGCGTCGTGAATGTCGGGACCGTCGAACGAGTCGATCGCGCGCGCCGCGGCCGACGCATCGGCATCGGCATCGGCGTCGACATCGGCGTCGACATCGGCAGCATCGGCAACGGCATCATCGGCAGCGCGCCCGCTGCGCTTGCGCCCCGCCGCGTCGTTGCGCGTCGAGGCGAATCGCCCCGAGTCACCCCGAATCGCGCCGCAATCAGCCGGCGCGCGCGCGTTCGCGAGAACCGCGGCCGTGGCGGGGGCGCGGCTCGCGACGCTGGACGCCTCGCATCGCTCGACGTGTACGTGGGGAACCGATTCGGCTCGCACCGCCAGGCGCGGCGCGCCGAATCGAATGGAAGTGAACGCAGTGTAGACGTGCGCGCGCGACCGGTCTCCGGTATAAAGGCCATTCGATACGGTATTCAGGCCATGCTCGATCCCATTCTTCCCATCGAACTCGTCACGTCGTCCGACGGCCCGTTCGTCGCCGCTGTCGAATTGACGCAGCACGGCGCGCGCACCACCGCGCGCCACAGCCACGCGCGCGGACAACTCGTCGGCACGTCGAGCGGGCTCGTGTCGATCGGGCTCGACGACGAGGACTGGGTCGTGCCCGCGATCCACGCGATCTGGATTCCGCCGCATCGCGTGCATTCGCTGCGCTCGTTCGGGCCGTTCTCCGGCTGGAGCGTCTTCATCGCGGAGCACCGATGCGCGACGCTGCCGGACGCGCCGCGCGCGATCGTCACGTCGCCGCTGCTGCGCGAAGCCGTACGCCGCGCGGCGAGCTGGCGCGGCGGCGAGCTCGACGGCGCGCGCGCGCGGATTGCGGACGTGATGCTCGACGAGATCGCGGCGGCGAAAACGGGATCGCTCGGACTGCCGCGCCCGCGCGATCCGCGGCTCGTGCGGATCACCGACGCGCTCGCCGGCGATCTCGCGGACAACCGCCGCGTCGACGAATGGGCCGCGTGGGCCGGCATGGCGCCGCGCACGCTGAGCCGCCGCTTCGTGTCCGAGACGGGATTGACGTTCGCGCAATGGCGTCAGCAGGCGCGCCTGCTGCGCGCGCTCGAACGGCTCGCGGACGGCGTGACGGTGACGACGGTCGCGCTCGACCTCGGCTACGACAACGTGAGCGCGTTCATCGACATGTTCCGCCGCACGCTCGGCACGACGCCCGGGCAGTACGTGAACGCGAAGCCCGGCGGGCGGCGCGGCGACGCGCCGCCGATCGATGCCGGCGCAAGCCGAAATCAGTAAGTGCCGTCGCCCGCGCGAACCGCGCCGCCTGCCGGCGACTTGAACCGCGCGGCGAGCTGCTGCGCGCCGCGCGCGAGCAGCGTGGTGTCGACGCCGACCGCGACAAACGTCGCGCCGGCCTCGAGATAGCGCCGCGCCGCGCGCTCGTCCGCGCTCAGGATGCCCGCCGCCTTGCCCGCCGCGGCGATCGCGGCGATCGCGCGATCGATCGCCGCCTGCACGTCCG
Encoded here:
- a CDS encoding response regulator, whose protein sequence is MRVLLVEDNPILAQSLADALAAARFAVDHMADGEAADHVLHTQDYALVILDLGLPKLDGLEVLRRLRARRNPVPVLILTAHGSVEDRVRGLDLGADDYLAKPFELTELEARARALIRRSLGHEHTRVECGPLAFDSVDRSFRLNNDVLALTPRERSVLEVLILRNGRAINKETLSEKIFGLDESVNADAIEIYVHRLRKKLEGSGVAIVTLRGLGYLLEAQPR
- a CDS encoding ABC transporter substrate-binding protein, coding for MQYAPAAIAAALFVAASTVCAQVPAGYPGNYQRVIDAAKQEGKLVVYSTTDTALVRPLIKDFESLYGVKIEYNDMNSTELYNRYVSESAAKSASADVLWNSAMDLQVKLVNDGLMAAYDSPETPNVPQWAQYQKQAYGTTYEPLAIVYNKRLIPENDVPKTRADLIRLLQSQPEKFKGKVTTYDIEKSGVGFNYLTQDAHVNEQVTWELVRAIGAAGPKLQSSTGAMMERISSGENLVGYNIIGSYAYAKAKKDKSIGYVFPKDYTLVVSRLVTISKQAQHPNAAKLWVDYLLSKRGQTLIANQANLYSIRTDVSGETSMTRLAQDLGDSLKPIQIGSGLLVYLDQSKRLAFLKQWQQALKR
- a CDS encoding ABC transporter permease, with translation MLTTTSGRPSAPVARARGDGAPPAPAAGGLWPLAGMLRWIVVAVLTIAVALPIAFIVFQSLLTAPFFDANRTLGIEGFRFIFTDPDFWSAAKNSFVIAGGMLFISIPLGGILAFLMVRTDLPGRRWLEPLVLTPVFVSPMVLAFGYVVAAGPVGFYSVWFKALFGISSVPWNIYSIFAITVIVGLTHVPHVYLYASAALRNLGSDVEEAARVTGARPFRVALDVSLPMTLPALLFSGVLVFFLGFEVFGLPLVLGDPEGHLVLATYLYKLTNKLGVPSYHLMAAVAVCIIAITFPLVLLQRHLLKSASRYVTVKGKAGRPTVLPLRAWRWVALAIVAAWLALTVIVPISGIVLRAFVTNWGEGVPLADVLTVANFVELFEQDNLVRAIFNTLGIGVIGGALAIGFYSLVAFAGHRRHDWAARMLDYIVLLPRAVPGLLAGLAFLWIFLFVPGLRELKSSMWSIWIAYTVVWLAYGMRVIQSALLQVGPELEEAGRSVGATRARVSLDVTLPLVRFGLLAAWLLIFMIFEREYSTAVYLLSPGTEVIGALLVSLWATGAVDQVAALSVINIAMVGAGLAVALRFGVKLHG
- a CDS encoding ABC transporter ATP-binding protein, with product MDKLIVDDLHLSYGANPILKGVSFELKAGEVVCLLGASGSGKTTLLRAVAGLETPSSGRIRLDERTFFDGAGRVDLPVEARSLGLVFQSYALWPHRSVAENVGYGLKLRRVAAGEIKRRVQTALDQLGLGHLAERYPHQLSGGQQQRVAIARALVYNPPVILLDEPLSNLDAKLREEARAWLRELIVSLGLSALCVTHDQAEAMAMSDRILLLRDGRIEQEGTPAELYGAPRTLYTAEFMGSNNRIDARVDAIDGERVTLAGDGWRLAALARGALRQGEDAHAVIRVERVQVADEPGENRLPAELVTSMYLGDRWEYLFHCGELRLRAFGSAPRAAGRHWLEFPANDCWAFAKAG
- a CDS encoding porin; this translates as MKKHRRNAGRAAISAGLAACASLAAGHALAQSSVTLYGIMDAGVEYANHAAPEGGSALRLKSGNKNTSRWGLRGVEDLGGGLKAVFRLESGIDLANGGFDDGPDSIFARRATVGLKGKWGELTLGRNFTVTYDYMLPFDPMGYAQNYSWATSSTATGGRKDGMFTRSSNSVRYDGAYGGLRFGAMYGFGNVPGSMKTSAKYDFALGYESGAFAAVVTFDRQNGARDSVSPADPVDYVQGIHAGVSYDFGNLKTMAGYRNYRRTFHTAAATQLSDMYWIGGSYDFTPAFSLIGAVYHQNIKGGTDADPTLVSLRAQYSLSKRTVLYAAGGFAIAQHGRNVGVSRDSVGYADTQAGVTLGMQQRF
- a CDS encoding quinone oxidoreductase family protein; protein product: MKAAVVLGAGQRPAYAEFDSPGASPGHRAIDVTASALSRLAQARASGAHYSSTGRFPFVAGVDGAGRLDDGRRVYFFGPQAPFGAMAERTLVPEANCIPLPDSLDDVTAAAIALPGMSSWAALTERARLAAGETVLVNGATGTSGRLAVRIAKHLGAAKVIATGRNANVLDALKSAGADVTISLAQDDGQVARAFETHFRAGVDVVLDYLWGASARAALMAAANASPEARPVRFVQIGTIGGADVLLPGAVLRATAITLMGSGLGSLSLPRLLDAARAVFEAARAAGLRIDTETVPLADVGAYWDDTSSLVRPVFTMGASR
- a CDS encoding AraC family transcriptional regulator, whose product is MLDPILPIELVTSSDGPFVAAVELTQHGARTTARHSHARGQLVGTSSGLVSIGLDDEDWVVPAIHAIWIPPHRVHSLRSFGPFSGWSVFIAEHRCATLPDAPRAIVTSPLLREAVRRAASWRGGELDGARARIADVMLDEIAAAKTGSLGLPRPRDPRLVRITDALAGDLADNRRVDEWAAWAGMAPRTLSRRFVSETGLTFAQWRQQARLLRALERLADGVTVTTVALDLGYDNVSAFIDMFRRTLGTTPGQYVNAKPGGRRGDAPPIDAGASRNQ